In Deferribacterota bacterium, the sequence CTGTTTTCTCTTTACTTCAGTTTGTTTGTTAACATCTTTTAGGTTCTCAAAACTACTTATATTTGTTTTATCTTCTATTTGCATGGTAGTGGCCTCAACATATATTTATTAACCAAAAATCCCCTCTATTCTATTTCTTATTGAATTGATTCTATTCTCAACTCTGTTTTTTGCTGATTCCACCCTATTCTCAACTCTGTTTCTTGCTGATTCAACTCTACTATCAATTCTGTTTCTTGCTGATTCTATTCTGTTTCTTGCTGATTCAACTCTACTATCAATTCTGTTACTTAGTGATTCTACTCTATTATCAATTCTATCCCTAACTGTGTTTGAACTATCTTTATCATCTGCTTCCTTAGCGTTATCACTATCTTCTTTTTTGTCTGCTGCATCTTTACTGTCATCAACTGATTTACTGCTATTTGCTTCATTTGCGGCTTCTTTTGGTACATTAGCACTATCTTCAACTACCCCCTTGCTTAACTCATTTGCGGCTTCCTTTGATATATTTACACTATCTTCAACAGTTTTGTTAGGAGCCTTATTAACATCACTCTTTGACCCATTAACCTTAGTATTTGATTTTACACTTGGATCACTACTTATACTTTTGCTTACACTGCTTACTTGCTCAACAGCCATAATACACCTCCTTTCTTAAGGCCTCAAACTATAATCGGAGATATTCTAAACAACTTTAACATAGAACTACGCCTTAACATCAATTTTTATATCGCTACTATTAATATCTAAATTCATAGCATCGGTAAAATAATTAAAAAGCATATCTTTAATCCCGTTACTACTTCTATAAGCAGTTTGTTTTGCAACTTCATTATCTAACATATCTGTAAAAATTTTCTCTGCTCTATTTTGTTTTATAAATCCATCGTCTGATATTGATTCTCTAGCGCTCTTAAAGATCATATGGTAAAATATAGCCTCAAAATCAGCACATGCCTTTTTTAACTTTTTTAATTCTTTATAGGATAAACCACTCTTTTTATCTAAATTTTGAAGCCTATCAATTGTATCTTGCCTATTATTTACTATATTATCTAAATTATTAGAAACCATATTTACATCCATTATATCACCTCTAACTCGCCTTGT encodes:
- a CDS encoding rod-binding protein, giving the protein MDVNMVSNNLDNIVNNRQDTIDRLQNLDKKSGLSYKELKKLKKACADFEAIFYHMIFKSARESISDDGFIKQNRAEKIFTDMLDNEVAKQTAYRSSNGIKDMLFNYFTDAMNLDINSSDIKIDVKA